In bacterium, one DNA window encodes the following:
- the clpX gene encoding ATP-dependent Clp protease ATP-binding subunit ClpX, with translation MVKRGPDDSHNLTCSFCGKSQREVKKLIAGPGVYICDECVDLCNDIIAEETQRDRQRSDASGIPKPREIHNRLDEYVIGQETAKKTLAVAVHNHYKRIQARADYDDVEIAKSNILLIGPTGSGKTLLAQTLAKILNVPFAIADATTLTEAGYVGEDVENIILSLLQNADFDIERAVRGIIYIDEIDKISRKSDSPSITRDVSGEGVQQALLKIIEGTVAHVPPKGGRKHPQQDFLHIDTTDILFICGGAFHGLTDIIRKRLGRQSMGFTANVTTHDKAADGELLRKVMPEDLLKYGLIPEFIGRLPVVVTLHELDEAALIDILTRPKNALVRQYRRLFEMEDVALNFTEGALKSVSLKAINRGTGARGLRSILEGVMLDIMYELPSQDNIREVVISEEVIESGEQPIIVYGNNDPAEKEPKEIA, from the coding sequence ATGGTCAAACGCGGTCCGGACGATTCGCACAACCTGACCTGCAGCTTCTGCGGCAAGAGTCAGCGCGAAGTCAAAAAACTCATCGCCGGCCCCGGTGTGTACATCTGCGACGAGTGCGTTGACCTGTGCAACGACATCATCGCGGAAGAGACGCAGCGCGACCGGCAGCGCTCGGACGCTTCCGGCATTCCGAAGCCGCGCGAAATCCACAATCGCCTCGACGAATACGTCATCGGCCAGGAGACGGCCAAAAAGACGCTCGCCGTCGCGGTGCACAACCACTACAAACGCATACAGGCGCGCGCCGACTACGACGACGTCGAGATCGCCAAGAGCAACATCCTGCTCATCGGCCCGACGGGCTCGGGCAAGACGCTGCTGGCGCAGACGCTCGCCAAGATTCTGAACGTGCCGTTCGCCATCGCGGACGCGACGACGCTCACCGAAGCCGGCTACGTCGGCGAGGACGTCGAGAACATCATCCTGTCGCTTTTGCAGAACGCCGATTTCGACATCGAGCGCGCCGTTCGAGGCATCATTTACATCGACGAGATCGACAAGATCAGCCGCAAGTCGGACTCGCCGTCGATCACGCGCGACGTGTCCGGCGAGGGCGTGCAGCAGGCGCTGCTCAAGATCATCGAAGGCACCGTCGCGCACGTTCCGCCCAAGGGCGGGCGCAAGCATCCGCAGCAGGATTTCCTGCACATCGACACGACGGACATCCTGTTCATTTGCGGCGGCGCGTTCCACGGCCTGACGGACATCATCCGCAAACGGCTCGGCCGGCAGTCGATGGGCTTCACCGCCAACGTGACGACGCACGACAAGGCGGCCGACGGCGAACTGCTGCGCAAGGTGATGCCGGAGGATCTGCTGAAGTACGGCCTCATCCCCGAATTCATCGGCCGCCTGCCGGTCGTCGTCACGCTGCACGAGCTTGACGAGGCCGCGCTTATCGACATCCTGACGCGGCCGAAAAACGCGCTGGTGCGCCAGTACCGGCGCCTGTTCGAGATGGAAGACGTGGCGCTGAACTTCACGGAAGGCGCGCTCAAGTCCGTGTCGTTGAAGGCGATCAACCGCGGAACCGGCGCGCGCGGCCTGCGCTCGATCCTTGAGGGCGTGATGCTCGACATCATGTACGAACTGCCGAGCCAGGATAATATCCGCGAGGTGGTGATCTCCGAGGAGGTCATCGAGTCCGGCGAACAGCCGATCATCGTTTACGGCAACAACGATCCCGCGGAGAAAGAGCCCAAAGAGATCGCTTAG